A stretch of the Aegilops tauschii subsp. strangulata cultivar AL8/78 chromosome 4, Aet v6.0, whole genome shotgun sequence genome encodes the following:
- the LOC109735444 gene encoding uncharacterized protein isoform X2 codes for MKVRARPRRIPAFGEWNYYDDGGYGYGDGAGDWPVTQTQYLDSAMQAGIFVTLPASPKPLKKVVKWSDSGTLEVDGEQRQRQEVVVGLREQHGTKKEEGRGKPVEIYLKVPHAADAHLSTTAGYNKTSRRVRAVKAVDEDLYVIPPDMLCHNNPRKRLTKRLWIGCLGCVSA; via the exons ATGAAG GTGCGGGCGAGGCCGCGGCGGATCCCGGCGTTCGGGGAGTGGAACTACTACGACGACGGCGGGTACGGATACGGCGACGGCGCCGGCGACTGGCCGGTCACCCAGACCCAGTACTTGGACTCCGCCATGCAGGCCGGCATCTTTGTCACACTGCCGGCTTCACCGAAGCCACTCAAAAAG GTGGTGAAGTGGAGCGACAGCGGCACGCTGGAGGTGGACGGGGAGCAGAGGCAGAGGCAGGAGGTGGTGGTGGGGCTGCGCGAACAGCACGGgacgaagaaggaggaggggagggggaagcCCGTAGAAATTTACCTCAAGGTCCCTCACGCCGCCGACGCCCACCTGAGCACCACCGCAGGCTACAACAAAACTTCTCGCAGGGTGCGGGCGGTCAAGGCCGTGGACGAGGACCTCTACGTGATCCCGCCCGACATGCTCTGCCACAATAACCCACGC AAGAGGCTGACGAAAAGGCTGTGGATCGGGTGCCTGGGCTGCGTCTCCGCCTAG
- the LOC109735414 gene encoding 2-oxoglutarate-dependent dioxygenase 11-like: METKQSTEGKWSHGKTMPVKNVQALAANAAELTEEAIKRYIRPARADDVAVAAHGDDSSQSIPVIDLGRLLDPQSYQLEAARLKSACNTYNLQVKNHGIPDTVLENMRNNLEHFFRLRLDEKNRFGRLPGDLQGYGQAFVESEHQTLDWCDRLYLVTQPPHDREMRPCPTTPVSFRESIESYSSELMRVAGSLMAIIARNLGVDLLRDTYVSQALRMTYYPACPMAHDKVLGISPHSDISMLTLVWELNMVGGLQIKRQDAWVPVKPHPKALVVNVGDFLEILTNGKYQSIEHRVTVNPRKERMSISAFHLPKFDMSVGPLSEIVGAELKKYKTLRVDEVAKVVFSIRLDGKKTKDYAMLSV; encoded by the exons ATGGAGACCAAGCAGAGCACGGAAGGGAAATGGTCGCACGGGAAGACCATGCCGGTGAAGAACGTCCAGGCGCTGGCCGCGAACGCGGCGGAgctgacggaggaggccatcaaGCGGTACATCAGGCCGGCGAGGGCCGACGATGTGGCCGTTGCTGCTCACGGCGATGATAGCAGCCAGAGCATTCCTGTGATCGACCTTGGTAGGCTCCTCGATCCCCAGAGCTATCAGCTGGAGGCGGCCAGGCTCAAGTCTGCTTG TAATACATACAATTTACAGGTGAAAAATCATGGAATTCCTGACACAGTTCTTGAAAACATGAGGAACAACCTCGAGCACTTCTTCAGGCTTCGCCTTGATGAGAAGAACAGATTTGGCCGGTTGCCTGGAGACCTCCAAGGCTATGGCCAAGCATTTGTTGAGTCCGAACATCAAACGCTCGACTGGTGTGACAGGCTTTACCTAGTGACCCAGCCACCTCACGATCGCGAAATGAGACCATGCCCTACAACTCCTGTCAGCTTCAG GGAATCCATTGAGTCGTACTCCTCTGAGCTGATGAGGGTGGCTGGCTCGCTCATGGCAATCATCGCTAGAAACCTAGGCGTTGATCTCCTCAGAGATACGTATGTGAGTCAGGCATTGAGGATGACCTACTACCCTGCATGCCCCATGGCTCATGATAAGGTTTTGGGGATTTCACCACATTCCGACATTTCTATGCTAACGCTGGTATGGGAGCTGAATATGGTGGGAGGGCTCCAGATCAAGAGACAAGATGCATGGGTGCCGGTAAAACCCCaccccaaggcattggtggtgaATGTTGGTGACTTTCTTGAG ATATTGACAAACGGAAAGTACCAAAGCATTGAGCACAGGGTCACCGTTAATCCTCGCAAGGAGAGGATGTCCATTTCTGCTTTTCACCTCCCAAAGTTTGATATGAGCGTGGGCCCACTATCTGAAATAGTTGGAGCCGAGCTCAAGAAATACAAGACCCTGAGGGTGGACGAGGTAGCTAAGGTTGTTTTCTCGATCAGACTTGACGGGAAGAAAACCAAGGACTATGCCATGCTTAGCGTCTGA
- the LOC109735444 gene encoding uncharacterized protein isoform X1 — MKKVRARPRRIPAFGEWNYYDDGGYGYGDGAGDWPVTQTQYLDSAMQAGIFVTLPASPKPLKKVVKWSDSGTLEVDGEQRQRQEVVVGLREQHGTKKEEGRGKPVEIYLKVPHAADAHLSTTAGYNKTSRRVRAVKAVDEDLYVIPPDMLCHNNPRKRLTKRLWIGCLGCVSA; from the exons ATGAAG AAGGTGCGGGCGAGGCCGCGGCGGATCCCGGCGTTCGGGGAGTGGAACTACTACGACGACGGCGGGTACGGATACGGCGACGGCGCCGGCGACTGGCCGGTCACCCAGACCCAGTACTTGGACTCCGCCATGCAGGCCGGCATCTTTGTCACACTGCCGGCTTCACCGAAGCCACTCAAAAAG GTGGTGAAGTGGAGCGACAGCGGCACGCTGGAGGTGGACGGGGAGCAGAGGCAGAGGCAGGAGGTGGTGGTGGGGCTGCGCGAACAGCACGGgacgaagaaggaggaggggagggggaagcCCGTAGAAATTTACCTCAAGGTCCCTCACGCCGCCGACGCCCACCTGAGCACCACCGCAGGCTACAACAAAACTTCTCGCAGGGTGCGGGCGGTCAAGGCCGTGGACGAGGACCTCTACGTGATCCCGCCCGACATGCTCTGCCACAATAACCCACGC AAGAGGCTGACGAAAAGGCTGTGGATCGGGTGCCTGGGCTGCGTCTCCGCCTAG